One Aegilops tauschii subsp. strangulata cultivar AL8/78 chromosome 7, Aet v6.0, whole genome shotgun sequence genomic window carries:
- the LOC109761666 gene encoding glycosylinositol phosphorylceramide mannosyl transferase 1 isoform X1 — MLGTAKQLLQLQAATHRWNGARRRQPLAPAPPRHAPAARAGRFLACLLALAAGAILMLCVTLHRPEPDASAAALPRGGGYAVVINTWKRYDLLKRAVAHYSVCAGVDAVHVVWSEPREPPEALRRSVLNCSRGAADVGFVMNRGNSLNNRFRPIQGLRTDAVFSVDDDLVVPCSTLRFAFGVWRSAPSAMVGFVPRIHWPADPRGNTKEYRYGSWWSVWRTGTYSMVLSKASFLHKRYLDLYTNHMLPSIRDYVTENRNCEDIAMSFLVANVTGTPPIWVQGRIFEIGSTGISSSKGHDLRRSRCLNAFASMYGHMPLVASTVKAVDSRTSWFW, encoded by the exons ATGCTGGGGACGGCCAAGCAGCTGCTGCAGCTGCAGGCCGCGACGCACCGGTGGAacggcgcccgccgccgccagcccctCGCCCCCGCGCCCCCTCGCCACGCTCCCGCGGCCAGAGCCGGCAGATTCCTCGCGTGCCTGCTCGCTCTCGCCGCCGGCGCCATCCTCATGCTCTGCGTCACGCTCCACCGCCCGGAGCCCGATGCTTCCGCCGCCGCCTTGCCACG CGGCGGCGGCTACGCCGTGGTGATCAACACGTGGAAGCGCTACGACCTCCTGAAGAGAGCCGTCGCGCACTACTCCGTCTGCGCGGGCGTGGACGCCGTCCACGTCGTGTGGAGCGAGCCGCGGGAGCCGCCGGAGGCCCTGCGCCGGAGCGTCCTCAACTGCAGCCGCGGCGCCGCCGACGTTGGGTTCGTGATGAACAGGGGAAACAGCCTCAACAACAGGTTCAGGCCGATCCAGGGGCTCAGGACGGACGCCGTCTTCTCCGTCGACGACGACCTCGTCGTGCCGTGCTCCACGCTGCGGTTCGCCTTCGGCGTCTGGCGGAGCGCGCCCTCTGCCATGGTCGGCTTCGTGCCCCGGATACACTGGCCTGCTGACCCG AGAGGCAATACCAAAGAGTACAGATATGGAAGCTGGTGGTCAGTTTGGAGAACAGGGACATACAGCATGGTACTTTCCAAAGCGAGTTTTCTCCATAAGCGGTATTTGGATCTATATACCAACCACATGCTACCGTCGATACGCGATTATGTGACAGAGAATAG GAATTGTGAGGACATTGCTATGTCTTTTCTTGTTGCAAATGTAACTGGAACTCCACCAATATGGGTCCAAG GAAGGATATTCGAGATCGGATCGACCGGCATCAGCAGTTCAAAAGGCCATGATTTGCGGAGATCtagatgtttgaatgcatttgcTTCCATGTATGGCCATATGCCCCTGGTAGCGTCTACAGTCAAGGCTGTTGATAGCCGAACTAGCTGGTTTTGGTGA
- the LOC109761666 gene encoding glycosylinositol phosphorylceramide mannosyl transferase 1 isoform X2 → MLGTAKQLLQLQAATHRWNGARRRQPLAPAPPRHAPAARAGRFLACLLALAAGAILMLCVTLHRPEPDASAAALPRGGGYAVVINTWKRYDLLKRAVAHYSVCAGVDAVHVVWSEPREPPEALRRSVLNCSRGAADVGFVMNRGNSLNNRFRPIQGLRTDAVFSVDDDLVVPCSTLRFAFGVWRSAPSAMVGFVPRIHWPADPRGNTKEYRYGSWWSVWRTGTYSMVLSKASFLHKRYLDLYTNHMLPSIRDYVTENRMY, encoded by the exons ATGCTGGGGACGGCCAAGCAGCTGCTGCAGCTGCAGGCCGCGACGCACCGGTGGAacggcgcccgccgccgccagcccctCGCCCCCGCGCCCCCTCGCCACGCTCCCGCGGCCAGAGCCGGCAGATTCCTCGCGTGCCTGCTCGCTCTCGCCGCCGGCGCCATCCTCATGCTCTGCGTCACGCTCCACCGCCCGGAGCCCGATGCTTCCGCCGCCGCCTTGCCACG CGGCGGCGGCTACGCCGTGGTGATCAACACGTGGAAGCGCTACGACCTCCTGAAGAGAGCCGTCGCGCACTACTCCGTCTGCGCGGGCGTGGACGCCGTCCACGTCGTGTGGAGCGAGCCGCGGGAGCCGCCGGAGGCCCTGCGCCGGAGCGTCCTCAACTGCAGCCGCGGCGCCGCCGACGTTGGGTTCGTGATGAACAGGGGAAACAGCCTCAACAACAGGTTCAGGCCGATCCAGGGGCTCAGGACGGACGCCGTCTTCTCCGTCGACGACGACCTCGTCGTGCCGTGCTCCACGCTGCGGTTCGCCTTCGGCGTCTGGCGGAGCGCGCCCTCTGCCATGGTCGGCTTCGTGCCCCGGATACACTGGCCTGCTGACCCG AGAGGCAATACCAAAGAGTACAGATATGGAAGCTGGTGGTCAGTTTGGAGAACAGGGACATACAGCATGGTACTTTCCAAAGCGAGTTTTCTCCATAAGCGGTATTTGGATCTATATACCAACCACATGCTACCGTCGATACGCGATTATGTGACAGAGAATAG GATGTATTAA